In the genome of Raphanus sativus cultivar WK10039 chromosome 4, ASM80110v3, whole genome shotgun sequence, one region contains:
- the LOC108854383 gene encoding probable WRKY transcription factor 12, whose translation MQGGRREVVNNYDLQQVTSSTTIQENMNFLVPFEETNVLTFFSSTSSSSSLLSPSFPIHNSSSTTNTTQAPLGFSNNLQVGGHLGSKVVNNDHENIRGGINNDVHSNSWWRSSSGCGEMKNKVKIRRKLREPRFCFQTKSDVDVLDDGYKWRKYGQKVVKNSLHPRSYYRCTHNNCRVKKRVERLSEDCRMVITTYEGRHNHIPSDDSTSPDHDCLSSF comes from the exons ATgcaaggaggaagaagagaagtaGTCAATAATTACGATCTACAACAAGTGACATCGTCGACGACGATCCAAGAGAATATGAACTTCCTCGTTCCATTTGAAGAAACCAATGTCTTAACCTTCTtctcttctacttcttcttcctcttctctcctctctccttcTTTCCCTATTCACAACTCTTCTTCTACTACGAATACTACTCAAGCACCTCTAGGATTTTCGAATAATCTTCAG GTTGGAGGACACTTGGGATCAAAGGTGGTCAATAATGATCACGAGAATATCAGAGGTGGAATCAACAATGATGTTCATTCTAATTCTTG GTGGAGATCAAGTAGTGGCTGTGGAGAGATGAAGAACAAAGTGAAGATAAGGAGGAAACTAAGAGAGCCAAGATTCTGTTTCCAGACAAAAAGTGATGTCGATGTTCTCGACGATGGCTACAAATGGCGTAAATATGGTCAGAAAGTCGTCAAGAACAGCCTTCACCCAAG GAGTTATTACAGATGCACACACAACAACTGTAGGGTGAAGAAGAGAGTGGAGCGACTGTCCGAAGACTGTAGAATGGTCATTACTACTTACGAAGGTCGTCACAACCACATTCCCTCTGATGACTCCACCTCTCCTGACCATGATTGTCTCTCTTCCTTTTAA